In Aythya fuligula isolate bAytFul2 chromosome 6, bAytFul2.pri, whole genome shotgun sequence, the following are encoded in one genomic region:
- the LOC116490916 gene encoding 10 kDa heat shock protein, mitochondrial isoform X2, which translates to MAGKAFRKFLPLFDRVLVERCAAETVTKGGIMIPEKAQGKVLQATVVAVGSGARGKDGEIHPVSVKVGEKVLLPEYGGTKIVLEDKDYYLFRDGDILGKYLD; encoded by the exons atg GCAGGAAAAGCATTTAGGAAATTCCTTCCCCTGTTTGATCGTGTTCTGGTAGAACGATGTGCAGCTGAAACTGTAACCAAAGGAGGAATCATGATTCCAGAAAAAGCTCAAGGGAAAGTGCTACAAGCAACAGTAGTGGCAGTTGGATCGGGAGCCAGAGGAAAG gatGGTGAGATACATCCAGTGAGCGTTAAAGTTGGTGAAAAGGTTTTGTTACCAGAATATGGTGGTACAAAGATTGTACTAGAAGATAAG GACTACTACTTGTTTAGAGATGGTGACATCCTTGGGAAGTACCTGGACTGA
- the LOC116490916 gene encoding MOB-like protein phocein isoform X1 — translation MVMAEGTAVLRRNRPGTKAQDFYNWPDESFEEMDSTLAVQQYIQQNIRADCSNIDKILEPPEGQDEGVWKYEHLRQFCLELNGLAVKLQSECHPDTCTQMTATEQWIFLCAAHKTPKECPAIDYTRHTLDGAACLLNSNKYFPSRVSIKESSVAKLGSVCRRIYRIFSHAYFHHRQIFDEYENETFLCHRFTKFVMKYNLMSKDNLIVPILEEEVQNSVAGESEA, via the exons ATGGTCATGGCGGAGGGCACGGCCGTGCTGAGGCGGAACAGGCCGGGCACCAAGGCCCAG GATTTCTACAATTGGCCTGATGAATCCTTTGAAGAAATGGATAGTACATTAGCTGTTCAGCAG tataTTCAGCAAAACATAAGGGCAGACTGTTCcaacattgataagatccttGAACCTCCTGAAGGCCAGGATGAAGGTGTGTGGAAGTATGAACATTTAAG acaaTTCTGCCTTGAGCTCAATGGACTAGCTGTCAAGCTTCAg AGTGAATGTCATCCAGACACATGTACTCAGATGACAGCAACTGAAcaatggatttttctttgtgCAGCTCATAAAACTCCCAAAGAG TGTCCTGCTATCGATTATACCAGACACACACTTGATGGAGCTGCATGTCTTCTGAATAGCAATAAATATTTCCCCAGCAG GGTTAGCATAAAGGAATCTTCTGTAGCCAAATTAGGATCAGTGTGCCGAAGgatttacagaatattttcacaTGCTTATTTTCATCATCGGCAGATATTTGATGAATATGAA AATGAAACTTTCTTGTGTCATCGGTTCACTAAGTTTGTGATGAAGTATAATCTGATGTCCAAGGATAACCTGATTGTACCCATTTTGGAAGAAGAAGTGCAAAACTCAGTGGCAGGGGAGAGTGAGGCATGA
- the LOC116490916 gene encoding MOB-like protein phocein isoform X3, with protein sequence MAGKAFRKFLPLFDRVLVERCAAETVTKGGIMIPEKAQGKVLQATVVAVGSGARGKDFYNWPDESFEEMDSTLAVQQYIQQNIRADCSNIDKILEPPEGQDEGVWKYEHLRQFCLELNGLAVKLQSECHPDTCTQMTATEQWIFLCAAHKTPKECPAIDYTRHTLDGAACLLNSNKYFPSRVSIKESSVAKLGSVCRRIYRIFSHAYFHHRQIFDEYENETFLCHRFTKFVMKYNLMSKDNLIVPILEEEVQNSVAGESEA encoded by the exons atg GCAGGAAAAGCATTTAGGAAATTCCTTCCCCTGTTTGATCGTGTTCTGGTAGAACGATGTGCAGCTGAAACTGTAACCAAAGGAGGAATCATGATTCCAGAAAAAGCTCAAGGGAAAGTGCTACAAGCAACAGTAGTGGCAGTTGGATCGGGAGCCAGAGGAAAG GATTTCTACAATTGGCCTGATGAATCCTTTGAAGAAATGGATAGTACATTAGCTGTTCAGCAG tataTTCAGCAAAACATAAGGGCAGACTGTTCcaacattgataagatccttGAACCTCCTGAAGGCCAGGATGAAGGTGTGTGGAAGTATGAACATTTAAG acaaTTCTGCCTTGAGCTCAATGGACTAGCTGTCAAGCTTCAg AGTGAATGTCATCCAGACACATGTACTCAGATGACAGCAACTGAAcaatggatttttctttgtgCAGCTCATAAAACTCCCAAAGAG TGTCCTGCTATCGATTATACCAGACACACACTTGATGGAGCTGCATGTCTTCTGAATAGCAATAAATATTTCCCCAGCAG GGTTAGCATAAAGGAATCTTCTGTAGCCAAATTAGGATCAGTGTGCCGAAGgatttacagaatattttcacaTGCTTATTTTCATCATCGGCAGATATTTGATGAATATGAA AATGAAACTTTCTTGTGTCATCGGTTCACTAAGTTTGTGATGAAGTATAATCTGATGTCCAAGGATAACCTGATTGTACCCATTTTGGAAGAAGAAGTGCAAAACTCAGTGGCAGGGGAGAGTGAGGCATGA